The DNA segment GCGGCCGCCGCTCAGGCCTGCGGCTCAAACTCCAGCGGCTCTGAAACAGCTTCCACGCAAGTTGGAACGCAATGAACGTCTTGCCGGTGCCTGTGGCGAGCGTCAACAAGATGCGGTCGCGACCATCCGCCACGGCCTCCAGCACCCGCTCGATGGCAAGGTCTTGGTAGTATCGCCCTTGGAAGTAGCCGCCCCGATCTTCGAACGGCACCGCCGCGAAGCGATCGCGCCACTCGTTCTCCTCGGCAAAAGTGAGATTCCACAGCTCCGCAGGCGTCGGGTAGC comes from the Candidatus Hydrogenedentota bacterium genome and includes:
- a CDS encoding DEAD/DEAH box helicase family protein is translated as KPLTAGVGQAKSYAGKLDVRFTYSTNGQGIYGIDMHLGTEGELLSYPTPAELWNLTFAEENEWRDRFAAVPFEDRGGYFQGRYYQDLAIERVLEAVADGRDRILLTLATGTGKTFIAFQLAWKLFQSRWSLSRRPERRPRILFLADRNILADQAYNAFSAFPEDAMVRIEPADIKKKGKVPKNGSIFFTI